A genomic segment from Bradyrhizobium sp. ISRA430 encodes:
- the cobO gene encoding cob(I)yrinic acid a,c-diamide adenosyltransferase has product MTPEPDTRTTEDTDTRHAAKMAKIKVARDKIMATKSGEKGLIIVHTGAGKGKSSSAFGMIVRCVAHGFPCAVVQFIKGAWDTGERRLLTGHFGDLCQFHAMGEGFTWETQDRARDIAAARAGWEKAKELISDERLRMVVLDEINIALRYDYLDIAEVVDFLKTSKPPMTHVVLTGRNAKDELIEIADLVTEMTLVKHPFRSGIKAQAGVEF; this is encoded by the coding sequence ATGACGCCTGAACCCGATACCCGAACCACCGAGGACACCGACACACGGCACGCTGCGAAAATGGCGAAAATCAAGGTCGCCCGCGACAAGATCATGGCGACCAAGAGCGGCGAGAAGGGCCTCATCATCGTCCATACCGGCGCCGGCAAGGGCAAGTCCTCGTCGGCCTTCGGCATGATCGTCCGCTGCGTCGCTCATGGCTTCCCCTGCGCCGTGGTCCAGTTCATCAAGGGCGCCTGGGATACAGGCGAGCGGCGGCTGCTCACCGGCCATTTCGGCGATCTCTGCCAGTTCCATGCGATGGGCGAAGGCTTCACCTGGGAGACGCAGGACCGCGCCCGCGACATCGCCGCGGCACGCGCCGGCTGGGAGAAGGCGAAGGAGCTGATATCCGATGAACGGCTGCGCATGGTCGTGCTCGACGAGATCAACATCGCGCTGCGCTACGACTATCTCGACATCGCCGAGGTCGTCGATTTCCTGAAGACCTCGAAGCCGCCGATGACGCATGTCGTCCTCACCGGCCGCAACGCGAAGGACGAGCTGATCGAGATCGCCGATCTCGTCACGGAGATGACGCTGGTTAAGCATCCGTTCCGCTCGGGCATCAAGGCGCAAGCCGGCGTCGAGTTCTGA
- a CDS encoding precorrin-2 C(20)-methyltransferase produces MGRIICCGLGPGDPDLMSVRADRMVRAAKHVAYFRKKGGPGQARRIVEGMLATEVTEYPMEYPVTTEIAFDSPEYVRLLAGFYDEWAERLARLARAVDVVVLCEGDPYFYGSFMHLHTRLQGRVEIEVIAGIPGMVGCWNAVGQPIALGDDVTTVLMGTLAEDELERRMRDSNALVIMKTGRNLQKVHRALAATGRLDDAWLVERGTMPGERVARLADVDAAECPYFAIVLVHGKGRFMDSAE; encoded by the coding sequence ATGGGACGCATCATCTGTTGCGGTCTCGGTCCCGGCGATCCTGATTTGATGAGCGTGCGCGCGGACCGAATGGTGCGGGCGGCGAAGCACGTTGCCTATTTCCGCAAGAAGGGCGGGCCCGGCCAGGCGCGGCGCATCGTCGAGGGCATGCTTGCAACTGAGGTGACCGAGTATCCGATGGAATATCCGGTCACCACCGAGATCGCTTTCGACAGTCCAGAATATGTTCGGCTCCTTGCCGGTTTCTACGACGAATGGGCGGAGCGCCTGGCGCGGCTTGCTCGCGCTGTCGATGTCGTCGTGCTCTGCGAAGGCGATCCTTACTTCTACGGCTCCTTCATGCATCTGCATACGCGCCTGCAAGGTCGTGTCGAGATCGAGGTGATCGCCGGCATTCCCGGCATGGTCGGCTGCTGGAACGCTGTCGGCCAGCCGATCGCGCTCGGCGACGACGTCACGACGGTGCTGATGGGCACGTTGGCCGAGGATGAGCTCGAACGGCGCATGCGCGATTCCAATGCGCTCGTCATCATGAAGACCGGCCGCAATCTCCAGAAAGTGCACCGCGCGCTCGCCGCTACCGGCCGGCTCGACGATGCCTGGCTGGTGGAGCGCGGCACCATGCCGGGCGAGCGGGTCGCGCGGCTCGCCGACGTCGATGCGGCCGAGTGTCCCTACTTCGCGATCGTGCTCGTGCACGGCAAGGGACGTTTCATGGATAGCGCCGAATGA
- a CDS encoding precorrin-8X methylmutase, producing MPHLYETDGAAIYRQSFATIRAEADLARFTADEEQVVVRMIHAAGMVGLEAHIRFTPGMATAARAALKNGAPILCDARMVSEGITRARLPAGNAVICTLGDVAVPTLAQSMRNTRSAAALELWRPHLDGAIVAIGNAPTALFHLLNMLEDRDCPRPAAIIGCPVGFVGAAESKAALMADPPAPALTVEGRLGGSAITVAAVNALASRSE from the coding sequence ATGCCGCATCTCTATGAGACCGATGGCGCGGCGATCTATCGGCAATCCTTTGCTACCATCCGCGCGGAGGCGGATCTGGCCCGCTTCACAGCTGATGAAGAGCAGGTCGTGGTGCGGATGATCCATGCCGCCGGCATGGTGGGCCTCGAGGCGCACATCCGCTTCACGCCGGGCATGGCAACCGCGGCGCGGGCTGCCTTAAAGAATGGCGCGCCGATCCTGTGCGACGCGCGCATGGTCTCGGAGGGAATTACGCGCGCGCGACTTCCCGCCGGAAATGCCGTCATCTGCACGCTCGGCGATGTCGCCGTTCCCACGCTCGCGCAATCCATGCGCAACACGCGCTCGGCCGCGGCACTGGAGCTATGGCGGCCGCATCTCGATGGTGCGATCGTTGCGATCGGCAATGCGCCGACCGCGCTGTTTCATCTTCTCAACATGCTGGAGGATCGCGACTGTCCGCGGCCAGCAGCGATCATCGGCTGTCCCGTCGGCTTCGTCGGTGCCGCCGAATCCAAGGCCGCGCTGATGGCCGATCCGCCGGCACCGGCGCTGACGGTCGAGGGCCGCCTCGGCGGCTCGGCGATCACCGTTGCTGCCGTGAACGCGCTGGCGAGCCGGAGCGAATAG
- the cobJ gene encoding precorrin-3B C(17)-methyltransferase translates to MTGTLTIAGLGPGSDAVVTSEVSAALAAATDILGYAPYVARVAPRAGLKLHPSDNREELQRASEALRLAAEGGQVVVVSSGDPGVFAMASAVFEALEQTPQWRDLPIRVLPGVTAMLAAAARAGAPLGHDFCAINLSDNLKPWAVIEKRLRLAAEADFAIAMYNPRSVSRPEGFGHALSVLKDAGCGERLVIFARAVSAPDERIETVTLHEARPEMADMRTLVIVGNSQTRRVGRWVYAPRQVR, encoded by the coding sequence ATGACGGGTACGCTGACCATTGCGGGCCTTGGGCCGGGCAGCGACGCGGTGGTGACGTCGGAGGTCTCCGCCGCGCTTGCGGCTGCAACCGACATTCTGGGCTATGCGCCCTATGTCGCGCGCGTGGCGCCACGGGCCGGACTTAAGCTGCATCCCTCGGACAATCGCGAAGAGCTGCAGCGCGCAAGCGAGGCCTTGCGTCTCGCCGCCGAAGGCGGGCAGGTCGTCGTCGTCTCCTCTGGCGATCCCGGCGTTTTTGCGATGGCCTCTGCCGTGTTCGAGGCACTCGAACAGACGCCGCAATGGCGCGATCTGCCGATCCGCGTGCTACCCGGCGTCACTGCCATGCTGGCGGCGGCGGCGCGCGCGGGCGCGCCGCTCGGCCATGATTTCTGCGCGATCAATCTCTCGGACAATCTGAAGCCATGGGCGGTGATCGAGAAGCGCCTGCGGCTCGCCGCGGAAGCCGATTTTGCCATTGCAATGTACAATCCGAGATCAGTGAGCCGGCCGGAAGGATTTGGCCACGCGCTGTCCGTGTTGAAAGACGCTGGCTGCGGCGAGCGCCTGGTGATTTTCGCGCGTGCGGTCAGTGCACCAGACGAACGGATCGAAACCGTCACATTGCACGAGGCCCGACCCGAGATGGCCGACATGCGCACGCTCGTGATCGTCGGCAATTCGCAGACGCGTCGCGTTGGCCGCTGGGTCTATGCGCCGAGGCAGGTCCGATGA
- the cobG gene encoding precorrin-3B synthase → MSAVAIKGWCPGALRPMQSGDGLVVRIRPFGGRLEATQIVGIADLAGRYGNGLIDVTSRANLQIRGVDERGHGPLLDGLARLGLLDPDQATESRRNILVTPFWDNRDETQALAAELEEALADSALELPTKFGFAIDDGTSRVLAGDSADVRIERDRVGRLLVRADGAKLGRSVTRGQAVTTALALAEWFIASGGIKGGRGRMATHLARGVTLPGTLGGETEPAPITAAARPGQYPQGALVGIAFGQLPHTTLHQLSDCGHALRMTPWRMVLSEGKREMPSAAGLITDAFDPSLRVIACSGAPRCREAHADTRALAAVLAPRIAADTRLHVSGCAKGCAHSGAAAVTLVATRAGFDLVRDGSTRDEPVLRGLSGADIVGDPSILLGGH, encoded by the coding sequence ATGAGCGCGGTCGCGATCAAGGGCTGGTGTCCCGGCGCGCTTCGGCCGATGCAGTCGGGCGATGGCCTTGTGGTCCGCATCCGCCCGTTCGGCGGGCGGCTCGAAGCAACACAAATTGTCGGCATTGCCGATCTCGCCGGGCGTTACGGCAATGGCCTGATCGACGTGACGAGCCGCGCCAATCTCCAGATCAGGGGCGTCGATGAACGGGGGCATGGGCCGCTGCTCGATGGGCTTGCGCGATTGGGATTGCTCGACCCCGATCAGGCGACGGAATCGCGGCGCAATATTCTGGTGACACCGTTCTGGGACAATCGCGACGAGACGCAGGCGCTCGCTGCGGAGCTGGAGGAAGCGCTGGCCGACAGCGCGCTCGAGCTTCCGACAAAATTCGGCTTCGCTATCGATGATGGGACATCGCGCGTGCTCGCCGGCGATTCCGCCGATGTGCGCATCGAGCGCGACCGCGTGGGCCGGCTTTTGGTACGGGCCGACGGCGCAAAGCTCGGTCGGTCCGTTACGCGTGGACAAGCTGTGACGACGGCGCTGGCGTTGGCAGAATGGTTCATCGCTTCCGGCGGTATCAAGGGCGGGCGAGGGCGCATGGCCACTCATCTCGCGCGTGGTGTGACATTGCCCGGGACATTGGGCGGCGAGACCGAGCCCGCGCCGATCACGGCCGCGGCGCGCCCCGGCCAATATCCGCAAGGCGCGCTGGTCGGCATCGCCTTCGGGCAATTGCCGCACACGACGCTGCATCAGCTATCCGATTGTGGACATGCGCTGCGCATGACGCCATGGCGAATGGTCCTCAGCGAAGGCAAGCGGGAGATGCCGAGCGCGGCGGGCCTCATCACCGACGCCTTTGATCCCTCGCTGCGCGTCATCGCCTGCAGCGGCGCGCCGCGCTGCCGCGAGGCGCATGCCGACACCCGGGCGCTTGCGGCGGTACTCGCGCCGCGCATCGCTGCCGACACCCGGCTTCATGTTTCCGGCTGCGCCAAGGGCTGCGCCCATTCCGGCGCGGCTGCGGTTACGCTGGTGGCGACCCGCGCCGGATTCGATCTCGTCCGCGACGGCTCGACGCGCGATGAGCCGGTCTTGCGCGGCTTGAGTGGCGCCGACATCGTCGGTGATCCTTCCATTCTGTTGGGAGGCCACTGA
- a CDS encoding DUF1636 domain-containing protein, with protein sequence MTVTLHVCITCRAGQTLAEGEVTPGKRLHGAILDAGVPEGVTVVPVECLSACSQGCSVALSAPGRWSYVYGRLSDANARDVVAGATAYAAAPDGIVPWRSRPEIFRKQSLARIPPIAVVPEAAE encoded by the coding sequence ATGACCGTCACGCTTCATGTCTGCATCACCTGCCGTGCCGGCCAGACGCTCGCCGAGGGCGAAGTCACGCCCGGAAAGCGCCTGCATGGCGCGATCCTCGACGCCGGTGTGCCCGAGGGCGTCACCGTGGTTCCCGTCGAATGTCTTTCGGCTTGCAGCCAGGGCTGCTCGGTGGCGCTGAGCGCGCCCGGCCGCTGGTCCTATGTTTATGGCCGATTGTCCGATGCCAACGCACGCGATGTGGTCGCGGGTGCCACGGCCTATGCGGCGGCGCCTGACGGCATCGTACCCTGGCGCAGCCGTCCCGAGATCTTCCGCAAGCAGTCGCTTGCCCGTATTCCCCCCATTGCCGTCGTGCCGGAGGCCGCCGAATGA
- a CDS encoding cobyric acid synthase codes for MARALMIQGAGSDVGKSLIVAGLARAFTRRGLRVLPFKPQNMSNNAAVTVDGGEIGRAQALQALAAGVEPHTDMNPVLLKPETDIGAQVIVHGKRIATARARDYAAMKPSLMGAVLESFERLKTRADVVLVEGAGSPAEVNLRKADIANMGFARKADVPVVLVGDIDRGGVIAQLVGIKMVIDPDDAAMIRGFVINKFRGDPTLFDDGYRLIETKTSWHGFGVLPWFTRAGELPAEDALGLRDARKPGQYKIACLALSRIANFDDLDPLKLEPGVDLVMVRPGEAIPGDVRLVIIPGSKSTRGDLAFLRAQGWDIDLLAHHRRGGHVLGLCGGYQMLGRSVADPDGIEGPAGETPGLGLLNVTTEMSAQKTLTRVAAVHTATDQPIEAYEIHIGRTEGPDRARPFARLDGAPEGAISRDGRVHGSYLHGLFTSDDFRKAFLAKLDIPGGDEPYHARVESALDALAEHIETHLDVEGLLALAR; via the coding sequence ATGGCGCGCGCATTGATGATCCAGGGGGCCGGCTCGGACGTGGGCAAATCGCTCATCGTCGCCGGCCTTGCGCGCGCGTTCACGCGGCGCGGCCTGCGTGTGCTCCCGTTCAAACCGCAGAACATGTCGAACAATGCCGCCGTCACGGTTGATGGCGGCGAGATCGGCCGTGCCCAGGCGCTTCAGGCCCTCGCCGCGGGCGTCGAGCCGCACACCGACATGAACCCGGTGCTGCTCAAGCCTGAGACCGATATCGGCGCACAGGTGATCGTGCACGGTAAGCGCATCGCCACCGCACGCGCCCGCGACTACGCTGCAATGAAGCCTTCCTTGATGGGCGCCGTGCTGGAGAGCTTTGAGCGGCTGAAGACGCGCGCCGACGTCGTGCTGGTCGAGGGTGCCGGCAGCCCGGCCGAAGTCAATCTGCGCAAGGCCGACATCGCCAATATGGGCTTTGCGCGCAAGGCCGACGTGCCGGTGGTGCTGGTCGGCGACATCGATCGCGGCGGTGTCATCGCGCAACTCGTCGGGATCAAGATGGTGATCGACCCGGACGATGCCGCGATGATCCGGGGCTTTGTCATCAACAAGTTCCGCGGCGATCCCACGCTGTTCGACGACGGCTACCGGCTGATCGAAACGAAAACGTCCTGGCACGGCTTCGGCGTGCTGCCGTGGTTCACGCGCGCCGGCGAGCTTCCGGCCGAGGATGCGCTGGGGCTGCGCGACGCGCGAAAGCCGGGCCAGTACAAGATCGCCTGTCTCGCATTGTCGCGGATCGCCAATTTCGACGACCTTGATCCCTTGAAGCTGGAGCCCGGCGTCGATCTTGTGATGGTGCGACCGGGCGAAGCGATCCCCGGTGACGTCCGCCTTGTCATCATCCCCGGTTCCAAGTCCACCCGGGGCGATCTCGCCTTCCTGCGCGCGCAGGGCTGGGACATTGATCTCCTCGCCCATCACCGCAGGGGTGGTCACGTGCTCGGCCTCTGCGGCGGCTACCAGATGCTGGGGCGAAGCGTCGCCGATCCCGACGGTATCGAAGGGCCGGCAGGCGAAACGCCAGGCCTCGGGCTTCTCAACGTGACGACGGAGATGAGCGCGCAGAAGACGCTGACGCGCGTCGCAGCCGTGCATACGGCTACCGACCAGCCGATCGAGGCCTACGAAATTCACATCGGCCGCACCGAAGGGCCGGATCGCGCACGCCCGTTCGCAAGGCTCGACGGCGCACCGGAAGGCGCCATCTCACGCGACGGGCGGGTGCACGGCAGCTATCTGCACGGCCTCTTCACCTCGGATGATTTCCGCAAGGCGTTTCTTGCAAAACTCGACATTCCCGGTGGCGACGAGCCCTACCACGCCAGGGTCGAAAGCGCGCTCGACGCGCTCGCCGAGCACATCGAGACGCATCTTGATGTCGAAGGCCTGCTCGCGCTGGCGCGCTGA
- a CDS encoding cobalt-precorrin-6A reductase has product MTRALVLGGTADASLLAAEIARAGIDAVYSYGGRTRAPAGQPLPTRIGGFGGPSGLADYIRREGITHVVDATHPFAAEMSRNAIEACKDTATPLLALERAPWGRAPGDNWIEVADVNAAVAALPEAPARVFLAIGRQHIAPFATKPQHAYTLRFVDPPAAPPPFAADVIVSRGPFTLDGELEMMRTRGIAWIVARNSGGDGARAKIDAARALGLPVIMIARPELPERSRVESVTEAMQWLGHRTCLGA; this is encoded by the coding sequence ATGACGCGCGCCCTCGTTCTGGGCGGAACGGCCGACGCGAGCCTGCTCGCGGCGGAGATCGCGCGCGCGGGTATCGACGCGGTGTACTCCTATGGCGGCCGCACCCGCGCTCCTGCCGGCCAGCCGCTGCCGACCCGCATCGGCGGTTTTGGTGGGCCGAGTGGTCTTGCCGACTACATTCGACGTGAAGGCATCACGCATGTGGTCGATGCGACGCATCCCTTCGCCGCGGAGATGAGCCGCAACGCGATCGAGGCCTGCAAGGATACGGCCACGCCGCTGCTTGCACTCGAACGCGCGCCCTGGGGCCGAGCGCCCGGCGACAACTGGATCGAGGTCGCTGACGTCAACGCCGCGGTCGCTGCGCTTCCCGAGGCGCCGGCTCGCGTATTCCTCGCCATCGGCCGCCAGCACATCGCGCCGTTCGCGACCAAGCCGCAGCATGCCTACACGCTGCGTTTCGTCGATCCGCCCGCAGCGCCCCCGCCCTTCGCGGCAGACGTGATCGTGTCGCGCGGACCTTTCACGCTTGATGGCGAACTCGAAATGATGCGCACGCGCGGTATCGCGTGGATCGTCGCCCGCAACTCCGGCGGCGATGGCGCACGCGCCAAGATCGACGCCGCCCGCGCGCTCGGTCTGCCCGTGATCATGATCGCGCGGCCGGAGCTGCCCGAGAGATCGCGGGTGGAGAGCGTCACCGAAGCGATGCAGTGGCTCGGTCATCGGACCTGCCTCGGCGCATAG
- the cobW gene encoding cobalamin biosynthesis protein CobW → MNSLAKVPVTVVTGFLGSGKTTLIQHLLSNANGKKLAVLVNEFGSEGVDGEILKSCADANCPEENIVELANGCICCTVADDFIPTMEQLLARPVKPDHILIETSGLALPKPLLKAFDWPEIRSRITVDGVIALADAEAVAAGRFAPDPDAVEAQRAADENLDHETPLSEVFEDQIACADIVLLTKADLAGAAGLEAAKAAILAEMPRRVPMLPVTDGAIDVRVILGLGAAAENDLAARPSHHDGEEEHEHDDFASVVIDLPEVRDIDGLVASIQKLAREQNVLRAKGYIAVAGKPMRLLLQAVGERVRHQFDKPWSTGARQSKLVVIGEHGDIDEAAIRAGLGI, encoded by the coding sequence ATGAACTCGCTCGCAAAAGTGCCGGTTACGGTCGTCACCGGTTTTCTGGGGTCCGGCAAGACCACGCTGATCCAGCACCTTCTCAGCAATGCCAACGGCAAGAAGCTCGCGGTGCTCGTCAACGAGTTCGGCAGCGAGGGTGTCGACGGCGAGATCCTGAAATCCTGCGCTGATGCGAACTGCCCGGAAGAGAATATCGTCGAGCTCGCCAATGGCTGCATCTGCTGCACCGTCGCCGACGATTTCATTCCGACCATGGAGCAGCTTCTGGCGCGGCCCGTGAAGCCCGATCACATCCTGATCGAGACATCGGGCCTGGCGCTGCCAAAGCCGCTGCTCAAGGCGTTCGACTGGCCGGAGATCCGTTCGCGCATCACGGTCGACGGCGTGATCGCACTCGCCGATGCCGAGGCCGTCGCAGCCGGCCGCTTCGCGCCGGATCCCGACGCGGTCGAAGCGCAGCGTGCGGCGGATGAAAATCTCGATCACGAGACGCCGCTGTCGGAGGTGTTCGAGGACCAGATCGCCTGCGCCGACATCGTGCTGCTGACCAAGGCCGATCTTGCCGGCGCCGCAGGCCTCGAGGCAGCCAAGGCGGCGATCTTGGCCGAGATGCCGCGCCGCGTGCCGATGCTGCCGGTCACAGATGGCGCGATCGACGTGCGCGTGATCCTCGGCCTGGGTGCTGCCGCGGAGAATGATCTCGCCGCGCGGCCCTCGCATCATGATGGCGAGGAGGAGCACGAGCATGACGACTTTGCCTCCGTCGTGATCGATCTTCCGGAGGTCAGGGATATCGACGGGCTGGTCGCATCGATCCAGAAGCTTGCGCGTGAGCAGAACGTGCTGCGTGCCAAGGGCTATATCGCCGTCGCGGGCAAGCCGATGCGCCTGTTGCTGCAGGCGGTCGGCGAGCGCGTGCGGCACCAGTTCGATAAGCCCTGGAGCACGGGCGCGCGGCAGTCGAAGCTGGTCGTGATCGGCGAACACGGCGATATCGACGAGGCCGCAATCAGGGCAGGACTTGGTATCTGA
- the cobN gene encoding cobaltochelatase subunit CobN: MHVVFRESRGLEETATPRDIGQDPADLVVLSFSDSDLAAFAAGWRRGRDSLPSLRLANLAELRHPLSVDTYIERTLSQARGILVRLIGGESYWSYGLAALHQLAKDRNIVLAVLPADGRDDTRLDAYSTLPVSTLRRLKVLCDTGGPVAAQAAIAQLALASGLYAGPVVGEMNVPEMGFYDPVRGVIAAPPGSDGKPRALVTFYRAYLTAADTGPVDALIAALRKQGFDAFGVFVVSLKAAGVADWLRAHLTQSPPAAIVNATAFSAAGDDGTTPFDAASCPVFQVALSTARREDWSESLRGLSPGDLAMHVVLPEVDGRLFAGVVSFKSAAARDHDLQFSHLAHRADEERVNVVAARVAAWRQLAEKPAGTRRLAIVLSNYPGRPHQIAHAVGLDALASVEALLFDLAETGFDVSPAHALGETLLTRQLTCSVADYRAALSRLPQQLQDDLAQAWGAPEDDPSCCNGAFHFAGLACGKSIIAVQPERGEASTRDADYHDLARTPRHAYVAFYLWLRQQGIDAVVHMGAHGTLEWLPGKSVALSLSCWPEALIGDLPVIYPFIVNDPGEAAQAKRRISAVTIGHLPPPLAQSAVPEGLRRLERLLDEYSTADGLDPARRQRLIAAIRDEARAAGLEDDLGLSPAAAPAEAIPRIDRFVCDLKESQFGDGLHVFGRGACGDAERDALRAALAGQRVAPGPSGSPYRGRQDVLPTGRNLFAVDPRAVPTPSAHAQGIKLAEELLRRHLQDHGDWPKGLVVDLWGSATMRTAGEEFAMALHLAGLAPRWDHASGRVTGYDIIAPAELGRPRIDVTLRVSGLFRDVFSGLAQMFEAAAEALSAREEEGDENPYRHCEARVFAPRPGQYGVGLSSIPDVFTPDTREAAGEAWLAASSWAFSADGAMQPDRAGIEARLAAADAFVHVQDLPETDLLLAADYAAHEAGVAAAAARLGAAAPSLYHLDATRPEQPHARTLTEEISRVVRARAANPAWIAGMMRHGFRGAAEITATLEHMAAFAHLAGAVPPHLFDLYFDATLGNDDVRTFMARENPAALAAMEACFTRLHEASLWQTRRNSIAAALREAS, from the coding sequence ATGCACGTCGTCTTCCGCGAGAGCCGCGGTCTGGAGGAGACCGCGACGCCAAGGGACATCGGCCAGGACCCGGCCGATCTCGTGGTGCTCTCGTTCTCGGACTCGGATCTTGCCGCATTCGCGGCCGGCTGGCGGCGCGGCCGCGACAGCCTGCCGTCGCTGCGGCTCGCCAATCTTGCGGAGCTGCGTCATCCGCTCTCGGTCGATACCTATATCGAGCGCACGCTTTCGCAGGCGCGCGGCATTCTGGTGCGCCTGATCGGCGGTGAATCCTACTGGTCCTACGGGCTCGCGGCCCTTCACCAATTGGCAAAGGACCGTAACATCGTGCTGGCGGTGCTGCCGGCCGACGGCCGAGACGATACGCGGCTGGATGCGTACTCGACCCTGCCGGTCTCGACGCTGCGGCGGCTGAAGGTGCTCTGCGACACCGGCGGTCCGGTCGCAGCGCAAGCCGCGATCGCGCAGCTTGCGCTGGCCTCGGGTCTCTATGCCGGGCCGGTCGTCGGCGAAATGAACGTTCCCGAAATGGGGTTCTACGATCCTGTACGCGGCGTGATCGCGGCGCCCCCTGGCTCCGACGGCAAGCCGCGCGCGCTTGTGACCTTCTATCGCGCCTATCTCACCGCCGCGGACACCGGTCCCGTTGATGCCCTGATCGCGGCGTTGCGCAAGCAGGGCTTTGACGCCTTTGGCGTGTTCGTCGTCTCGCTGAAGGCTGCGGGCGTTGCGGATTGGCTGCGCGCGCATCTTACGCAAAGCCCTCCGGCGGCGATCGTCAATGCGACGGCGTTCTCCGCGGCGGGCGATGACGGCACGACGCCGTTCGATGCAGCCTCATGCCCGGTGTTCCAGGTCGCGCTCTCGACGGCACGACGGGAGGACTGGTCGGAGTCGCTGCGCGGCCTGTCGCCCGGCGACCTCGCGATGCATGTGGTGCTGCCCGAGGTCGATGGCCGCCTGTTCGCGGGCGTGGTGAGTTTCAAATCGGCCGCTGCGCGCGATCACGATCTGCAATTCTCCCATCTTGCTCATCGTGCGGATGAAGAGCGCGTGAATGTGGTTGCCGCACGTGTTGCGGCCTGGCGGCAGCTTGCGGAGAAGCCGGCCGGTACGAGGCGGCTGGCGATCGTGCTCTCGAATTATCCGGGTCGTCCGCACCAGATCGCGCACGCGGTCGGTCTCGACGCGCTCGCCTCGGTCGAAGCGCTATTGTTCGATCTTGCTGAGACCGGCTTCGACGTCTCGCCGGCGCACGCGCTCGGCGAGACCCTTCTGACGCGGCAGTTGACCTGCAGCGTTGCCGACTATCGCGCGGCGCTCTCGCGTCTTCCGCAGCAATTGCAGGACGATCTCGCGCAAGCCTGGGGCGCGCCGGAAGACGATCCAAGCTGCTGCAACGGCGCGTTCCATTTTGCTGGCCTTGCATGCGGCAAGTCGATCATCGCCGTCCAGCCGGAGCGCGGTGAGGCGAGCACGCGCGATGCTGACTACCACGATCTCGCCCGCACGCCGCGCCACGCCTATGTCGCGTTCTATCTCTGGCTCCGGCAGCAGGGCATCGATGCCGTCGTGCACATGGGCGCGCACGGCACGCTGGAATGGCTGCCCGGAAAATCCGTCGCACTGTCGTTGAGCTGCTGGCCGGAGGCGCTGATTGGCGATCTGCCGGTCATCTATCCCTTCATCGTCAACGATCCCGGCGAGGCTGCACAGGCCAAGCGGCGCATCTCTGCCGTCACGATCGGCCACCTGCCGCCGCCGCTCGCGCAATCCGCGGTGCCGGAAGGCTTGCGCCGGCTTGAACGGCTCCTCGACGAATATTCGACGGCCGATGGTCTCGATCCCGCCCGCCGCCAGCGGTTGATCGCCGCGATCCGCGACGAAGCCCGCGCCGCCGGGCTTGAGGACGATCTCGGCCTGAGCCCCGCGGCTGCGCCGGCCGAAGCAATCCCGCGCATCGATCGCTTCGTCTGCGACCTCAAGGAAAGTCAGTTCGGCGACGGGCTGCACGTGTTCGGCCGCGGCGCCTGCGGCGATGCGGAGCGGGACGCGCTGCGCGCCGCGCTTGCGGGACAACGCGTCGCGCCGGGGCCGTCGGGCTCGCCCTATCGCGGCCGCCAGGACGTGCTGCCCACCGGGCGTAACCTGTTTGCGGTCGATCCGCGCGCCGTGCCGACGCCGTCGGCGCATGCGCAAGGCATCAAGCTCGCGGAAGAGCTGCTCCGCCGCCACTTGCAGGATCACGGCGACTGGCCGAAAGGGCTCGTCGTCGATCTCTGGGGCTCGGCAACGATGCGCACCGCAGGCGAGGAGTTTGCTATGGCGCTGCATCTCGCCGGCCTTGCGCCGCGCTGGGATCACGCCTCTGGGCGTGTGACTGGCTACGACATCATCGCACCGGCCGAGCTCGGCCGTCCCCGCATCGACGTCACGCTGCGTGTATCGGGCCTGTTCCGGGACGTGTTTTCAGGTCTCGCTCAAATGTTCGAGGCCGCAGCCGAGGCGCTCTCCGCGCGCGAGGAGGAGGGCGATGAGAATCCGTATCGCCATTGCGAGGCCCGCGTGTTCGCGCCGCGCCCCGGACAATACGGCGTCGGCCTATCGTCGATCCCGGATGTCTTCACGCCCGATACGCGCGAGGCCGCAGGCGAAGCCTGGCTCGCGGCTTCATCCTGGGCGTTCTCCGCCGATGGCGCGATGCAGCCCGATCGCGCCGGCATCGAGGCGCGGCTTGCCGCCGCCGATGCGTTCGTTCACGTTCAGGACTTGCCGGAAACTGATCTCTTGCTCGCCGCCGATTACGCCGCGCATGAAGCAGGCGTCGCGGCAGCCGCAGCACGCCTCGGCGCGGCCGCGCCATCGCTCTATCATCTCGACGCAACGCGGCCCGAGCAGCCGCATGCGCGTACGCTGACCGAGGAGATTTCGCGTGTGGTGCGTGCGCGGGCCGCCAACCCGGCCTGGATCGCCGGCATGATGCGCCACGGCTTTCGCGGCGCCGCCGAGATCACGGCGACGCTGGAGCATATGGCCGCCTTCGCTCATCTGGCCGGCGCCGTGCCGCCGCATCTGTTCGATCTCTACTTCGACGCGACGCTCGGCAATGACGACGTCCGCACCTTCATGGCGCGCGAGAATCCGGCGGCGCTGGCTGCGATGGAGGCATGCTTCACGCGCCTGCATGAGGCGTCGCTCTGGCAAACGCGCCGCAATTCGATCGCGGCGGCGCTGCGAGAGGCCTCATGA